A stretch of Cucumis sativus cultivar 9930 chromosome 2, Cucumber_9930_V3, whole genome shotgun sequence DNA encodes these proteins:
- the LOC101214821 gene encoding plasmodesmata-located protein 2: MGFYSKPFFFFFFFFFFSFFLFVACLVESGSDYTTLVYKGCAKQGFSDPNGVYSQALAALFGSLVSQSAKGSKFFKTTSGTTQTAITGLFQCRGDLSNSDCYNCVSKLPQLADSLCGRTIAARVKLSGCYLLYEFPGFVQISGFEMLYKTCGATNIAGSGFEERRDTGLSVLENGVVSGHGFYTTNYQSLYVLAQCEGDLGDSDCGECVKHAVQKAQVECGSSISGQVYLHKCFISYSYYPNGVPKRSSSPSTSSSSYSSSPSGMGQNTGKTVAVILGGAAGVGFLVICLLFIRNLKKKHDDY; the protein is encoded by the exons ATGGGTTTTTACTCCaaacccttcttcttcttcttcttcttcttcttcttctctttcttcctctttgtCGCTTGTTTGGTTGAATCTGGTTCTGATTACACTACATTGGTCTACAAGGGCTGTGCTAAACAAGGATTCTCAGATCCAAATGGCGTTTACTCACAAGCTTTGGCTGCTCTGTTTGGTTCTTTAGTTTCACAATCTGCCAAAGGCTCAAAGTTCTTCAAAACCACCTCCGGCACCACCCAGACCGCCATCACCGGTCTCTTCCAATGCCGAGGGGATCTCAGCAACTCCGATTGCTATAACTGTGTAAGTAAGCTTCCTCAATTGGCTGATAGTCTTTGTGGCAGAACTATTGCCGCTAGAGTTAAGCTCTCAGGGTGTTATTTGCTGTACGAGTTTCCTGGGTTTGTTCAGATTTCAGGGTTTGAGATGTTGTATAAAACTTGTGGTGCTACGAACATTGCTGGAAGTGGGTTTGAGGAGAGGAGGGATACGGGTTTGTCTGTGTTGGAGAATGGAGTAGTGAGTGGCCATGGATTCTACACTACTAACTATCAATCTCTATATGTATTGGCACAATGTGAAGGAGATTTAGGGGATTCAGATTGTGGTGAGTGTGTGAAACATGCTGTGCAGAAAGCTCAGGTTGAATGCGGAAGCTCAATTTCAGGGCAAGTTTATTTGCATAAATGCTTCATCAGTTATAGTTATTACCCAAATGGGGTTCCAAAGAGATCTTCCTCTccttctacttcttcttcatcatacTCTTCATCACCATCAG GGATGGGGCAAAACACAGGAAAGACAGTGGCTGTGATATTAGGAGGGGCAGCAGGAGTGGGATTTCTTGTCATTTGCTTGCTTTTCattagaaatttgaagaagaaacatgaTG ATTATTGA